In a single window of the Rhopalosiphum padi isolate XX-2018 chromosome 1, ASM2088224v1, whole genome shotgun sequence genome:
- the LOC132917403 gene encoding pH-sensitive chloride channel 2-like — MFAFALNMFYIKLYIFVCVLLFTVVLPLPSAKINKICEVEYNDEVSSSEKILRWLTDPCRYDKTVAPGKLVANNPIVVSTRIHVYHLTSVYPRNLDFKVRILLQFRWRDVRLAFTNLVPIDSPEVVCQKGVLERIWIPNVYITNEKHSLTVADMTEDLMVTVLPDGTVMLSVRLKTSVFCWVKLGRFPFDRQQCHLIMETWRYDTTQLVLKWEVESPVTAALNDNSWVPYLTEYKLLKIIPHSSEHYVEPIALDPTSTYRYTSLTLTFLLAREYGFYIMDYYMPGILLVTISWVSFWMAPDATPARVAIGTSTMLTYFQLGIDTGSKLPNVSYIRSNDLWFIVCTAFIFLSLAEFAFVNTIWRYGCHPVKLKSKSNKQMFKSSIKASKMSKGIVNNDQAQQTIAAGGLFHDGRRLQGNGTTELNAELPYTMEMKAMGKVKFKVSEESARQLHGGLTTTAQQISIWIDEKSRIVFPASFILFNAVYWSLLWV, encoded by the exons ATGTTTGCATTCGCGCTGAACATGTTTTACATAAAGttgtacatttttgtttgtgTTTTATTGTTTACCGTAGTGCTACCGTTACCGTCTGCCAA GATAAACAAAATTTGCGAAGTGGAGTACAATGATGAAGTATCGTCATCGGAGAAAATACTTCGATGGTTGACAGATCCGTGTCGGTACGACAAAACAGTAGCCCCAGGAAAACTCGTTGCGAACAATCCAATCGTTGTGTCCACTAGGATTCATGTGTATCATTTAACTTCTGTGTACCCGCGAAATCTG GACTTCAAAGTGAGGATATTGTTACAATTCCGGTGGAGAGACGTCCGATTAGCGTTTACAAATTTAGTGCCGATAGACTCTCCTGAAGTGGTGTGCCAAAAAGGAGTACTGGAGCGGATATGGATACCGAACGTGTACATTACCAACGAGAAACATTCGTTGACGGTGGCCGACATGACCGAAGACCTGATGGTCACCGTGTTACCGGACGGAACTGTGATGTTATCGGTCAG GTTGAAGACATCGGTATTCTGTTGGGTGAAGCTAGGCAGATTCCCATTCGACCGCCAACAGTGTCACTTGATCATGGAAACCT GGAGGTATGACACTACACAATTGGTGCTTAAATGGGAAGTCGAATCGCCAGTCACCGCAGCCCTCAATGATAACTCGTGGGTTCCTTATTTGACAGAATACAAATTGCTGAAAATAATACCACACAGTTCCGAACATTATGTCGAACCAATTGCTCTGGATCCAACTTCTa CTTATCGTTACACGTCGTTAACGTTAACGTTCCTACTGGCTAGGGAGTACGGGTTCTACATCATGGATTACTATATGCCGGGCATATTGTTGGTGACGATTTCGTGGGTGTCGTTTTGGATGGCACCCGACGCGACGCCTGCACGTGTGGCCATCG gtACAAGTACAATGCTCACATACTTTCAGCTGGGTATCGACACGGGCTCCAAGTTGCCCAATGTGTCTTATATTAGATCCAACGACTTGTGGTTTATCGTGTGCACTGCGTTCATATTCCTCTCGTTGGCCGAATTTGCATTTGTCAACACAATATGGCGATACGG gtGTCACCCTGTCAAGTTGAAAAGCAAATCCAATAAACAAATGTTTAAGTCATCGATCAAAGCGAGCAAAATGTCCAAGGGGATAGTCAATAACGACCAAGCGCAACAAACCATCGCAGCTGGCGGTTTATTTCACGACGGAAGAAGGTTGCAAGGCAAT ggtACAACAGAATTGAACGCAGAACTGCCCTACACGATGGAAATGAAAGCGATGGGCAAGGTAAAATTCAAAGTATCTGAAGAATCAGCACGTCAATTGCACGGGGGTTTAACGACTACGGCCCAACAGATTTCGATTTGGATTGATGAGAAGAGTAGAATCGTGTTCCCAGCATCGTTCATTTTATTTAACGCAGTATATTGGAGCCTATTGTGGGTTTAA
- the LOC132917405 gene encoding peroxisomal membrane protein 11B isoform X1, with protein METECLEMKPHKKDIDSRKYLIFWLRFVQYGSKTTWHYMEKNDFDDKSIEKFKQLEQSLAAFRKVLRFGRFIDSLHTALRTVNHSDKTIRFCVTFSKIAHSLYLFCDHFLWLSKNNLIQINASRWGQTGNKYWLLSIVLNLVRDAVELNNLFKSILKKKILNTLNRKVAPKDVFTGEAVQFVRSHKDLLIDTVKNSCDVMLPLTNLGFIRLSPGTIGVVGMISSVLSLYTLIDQKAKLPYT; from the exons ATGGAGACTGAATGCTTAGAAATGAAACCCCATAAAAAAGATATAGACTCCAGAAAATATCTTATATTCTGGTTGAg gTTTGTACAATATGGTTCAAAAACAACATGGCATTACATGGAAAAAAATGACTTTGATGACAAATCGattgaaaaattcaaacaaCTTGAACAATCCTTGGCAGCTTTTCGTAAAG tattgAGATTTGGCCGCTTTATCGATTCATTGCATACTGCATTGCGGACTGTTAATCATTCAGATAAAACTATTAGGTTTTGTGTGACATTTTCAAAGATAGCGCATTCTTTGTATTTGTTTTGTGATCATTTTTTGTggttaagtaaaaataacttaatacaaataaacgCATCAAGATGGGGTCAAACTGGCAATAAGTATTGGTTACTATCTATAGTTTTGAATCTTGTCAGAGATGCAGtggagttaaataatttatttaagtcaattctgaaaaaaaaaattctaaacacTTTGAATAGAAAAGTAGCTCCTAAAGATGTTTTCACTGGTGAAGCAGTTCAATTTGTTCGTAGTCATAAAGACTTATTAATCGATACTGTAAAAAATAGCTGTGATGTAATGTTACCATTGACAAATTTAGGATTTATTAGGTTAAGTCCAGGCACAATAGGCGTAGTTGGTATGATATCATCAGTGCTCAGTTTGTACACATTAATAGACCAGAAAGCTAAGTTACCTTACACGTGA
- the LOC132917402 gene encoding protein tweety — MARMLQENVVTYKTPALAHLFHSFPHLNVSGHHVNSAFAPWSELYLESLGILGSIPSLWLIITMFLLLIYLMTRCCDRKPRPRHSIVVLKWTLAIFTVLSCGAVGVSLYGNDDLHNGVVQFLTSARALDDLVISVKNQTSDIEILLQVNIHDKLTNIGDIIDSPVANLTARAQIVTALSTLVGNAASTLTNIRGISNSLHGVNLTPFIDNVYLMETIRWPLTMGVLSILLVFCVILLFGVARHSRCALIMFSVFGLFAVIISWLTASIYLTSAVALGDFCMNPNEWLERDWTPSSLRPDTLSFYTTCEGSNNPTGSTRTNPFSMAIRQASTSVDATNYQLDIVTRLAIVLYPPSTTREDMPLLLQKMRMDVENAARMVSALPASLECRQIHVQYNRALHATCDLALFGLALMLLASVVSGIFFTILVWLDSHTWIYIRKKQDYAKAEERDPFLGRPGSTASSSQSHGHQMSTLTRNQGPRDEYGMGSGIATLNGRNGGYMHEGGPSKVGPQYATLNRKFRTLEHPGARGAPHPPPSFRGVPTYSNTLGYNRKPNQSNDRQYSTLSRKCKTLESSDFY; from the exons ATGGCTAGAATGTTGCAAGAAAATGTTGTTACCTATAAAACACCAGCTTTGGCACATTTATTTCATTCATTCCCACATCTAAATGTCAGTGGTCACCATGTCAACTCGGCATTTGCCCCATGGAGTGAACTTTATTTGGAA TCACTTGGCATTCTGGGTTCCATTCCCTCCTTGTGGTTGATAATTACcatgtttttattgttaatttatcttATGACAAGATGCTGTGATCGAAAACCTCGACCCAGGCATAGTATTGTTGTGCTCAAATGGACCTTAGCAATATTTACTGTTTTATCATG TGGTGCTGTTGGCGTTAGTTTGTATGGAAATGACGATTTACATAATGGTGTTGTACAATTTCTGACATCAGCTAGAGCTTTGGATGACTTAGTAATTAGTGTTAAAAATCAG ACGTCAGATATTGAAATATTGCTTCAAGTGAACATTCATGACAAACTGACAAATATAGGTGATATTATTGATTCACCAGTTGCTAATTTGACTGCTCGAGCACAAATTGTCACAGCTCTTAGCACTTTAGTAGGCAACGCAGCTTCAACTTTGACAAATATCCGTGGTATCAGTAATTCTTTACATGGAGTAAATCTGACTCCTTTTattgataatgtttatttaatggaAACAATTAG atGGCCATTGACAATGGGTGTTCTTAGTATACTATTGGTATTCTGTGTCATACTTTTATTTGGAGTTGCCAGACATTCTCGCTGTGCTCTAATCAT gtTTTCTGTTTTTGGGCTGTTTGCTGTCATAATATCCTGGCTTACTGcatctatttatttaacttcTGCAGTC GCATTGGGTGACTTTTGTATGAATCCAAATGAATGGTTGGAACGTGATTGGACTCCATCATCTTTACGTCCAGACACATTATCTTTCTATACAACATGTGAAGGTAGTAATAATCCAACTGGTAGCACACGGACCAACCCATTTAGTATGGCTATACGTCAAGCATCAACTTCAGTAGATGCAACTAATTACCAGCTCGATATTGTAACACGCCTTGCTATAGTTTTATATCCCCCCTCAACTACCAGAGAAGATAtgccattattattacaaaaaatgagAATGGATGTTGAAAATGCTGCTAGAATGGTCTCGGCTTTACCTGCTTCACTTGAATGTCGACAAATACATGTACAGTACAATCGAGCTTTACATGCCACATGTGATCTTGCCct ATTTGGATTGGCATTAATGTTATTGGCCAGTGTAGTATCTGGGATATTCTTTACAATTTTGGTGTGGCTAGATTCGCATACATGGATATACATAAGGAAGAA GCAAGACTATGCAAAAGCAGAAGAGAGAGATCCTTTCCTGGGACGACCAGGATCCACAGCAAGCAGTTCACAATCTCATGGACATCAGATGTCTACACTTACACGAAACCAAGG accACGAGACGAATATGGAATGGGTAGCGGTATAGCAACGTTAAATGGCCGTAATGGTGGTTACATGCATGAAGGCGGTCCATCAAAAGTTGGGCCACAATATGCTACTTTAAACCGTAAATTCCGCACACTTGAACATCCAGGTGCACGTGGTGCACCTCATCCTCCACCATCATTCCgcggtgtacctacctattccaATACTTTAGGGTACAATCGTAAACCTAATCAGTCTAATGATCGTCAATACTCTACATTAAGCCGTAAATGCAAAACATTAGAATCTTCAGATTTCTACTGA
- the LOC132917404 gene encoding maspardin-like: MSFSSQIFRSPEYTSFRCNVPLKQIILDDTGANKGWRVYDTGPRSVETPLVFLHAVSGRAEVFFKQLLTLSSKGYRVISAENPPYWSVTEWCEGFMQLLDHMDIKQVHLFGASLGGFLAQKFVEFSTIVHQPRVVSLFLCNSFTDTSIFKYKDAAVLFWILPAMVLRKMVLSNFSSRETYYDTQIMDSIDFMVELIESLSQADLASRLTMNCLNSRVNTSLMRGLKSVTLMDVFDDYALGSPIKEKIYQEYPDAKLAQLKSGGNFPYLSRSDEVNLHLQIHLRKYDGTPFSASDNIPNTE; encoded by the exons ATGAGCTTCTCCAGTCAGATATTTCGTTCGCCGGAGTACACGAGCTTCAGGTGCAACGTGCCTCTTAAACAAATCATATTGGACGATACCGGCGCAAATAAG GGATGGAGAGTGTACGACACGGGACCTCGTTCAGTTGAGACCCCATTAGTGTTCTTGCATGCGGTCAGCGGTCGAGCCGAAGTCTTTTTCAAACAGTTGCTAACGCTCAGTTCAAAAGGCTACCGAGTCATATCA GCTGAAAATCCACCTTATTGGAGTGTTACTGAATGGTGTGAAGGATTCATGCAACTATTGGATCATATGGATATTAAACAAGTGCATTTATTTGGTGCTtcattag GTGGATTTTTGGCACAAAAGTTTGTGGAGTTTTCTACAATTGTACATCAGCCTAGAGTTGTGTCACTATTTTTATGCAACTCTTTTACTGATAcatcaatattcaaatataaagatGCTGCTGTTTT GTTCTGGATTTTGCCTGCAATGGTGCTCAGAAAAATGGTGTTATCTAATTTTTCATCGAGGGAAACATATTACGATACACAAATAATGGATTCAATAGATTTTATGGTCGAACTG attgaATCATTATCACAGGCTGATCTAGCATCTCGTTTAACCATGAACTGTTTAAATAGCCGTGTTAATACATCACTGATGAGAGGCTTAAAAAGTGTCACCCTTATGGATGTATTTGATGATTACGCCTTAGGGTCACCCATTAAGGAGAAAATTTACCAGGAATATCCTGATGCTAAACTGGCTCAACTCAAGTCTGGTGGTAATTTCCCATACCTAAGTCGCAGTGATGAAGTGAATTTACACTTGCAG atacattTGAGAAAGTATGATGGTACTCCTTTCAGTGCAAGTGATAACATTCCCAAtacagaataa
- the LOC132917405 gene encoding peroxisomal membrane protein 11B isoform X2 — protein sequence MNFVIDLNNKTAGRDRIARFVQYGSKTTWHYMEKNDFDDKSIEKFKQLEQSLAAFRKVLRFGRFIDSLHTALRTVNHSDKTIRFCVTFSKIAHSLYLFCDHFLWLSKNNLIQINASRWGQTGNKYWLLSIVLNLVRDAVELNNLFKSILKKKILNTLNRKVAPKDVFTGEAVQFVRSHKDLLIDTVKNSCDVMLPLTNLGFIRLSPGTIGVVGMISSVLSLYTLIDQKAKLPYT from the exons ATGAACTTCGTCATCGATCTGAACAACAAGACAGCCGGCCGCGACAGAATAGCGAG gTTTGTACAATATGGTTCAAAAACAACATGGCATTACATGGAAAAAAATGACTTTGATGACAAATCGattgaaaaattcaaacaaCTTGAACAATCCTTGGCAGCTTTTCGTAAAG tattgAGATTTGGCCGCTTTATCGATTCATTGCATACTGCATTGCGGACTGTTAATCATTCAGATAAAACTATTAGGTTTTGTGTGACATTTTCAAAGATAGCGCATTCTTTGTATTTGTTTTGTGATCATTTTTTGTggttaagtaaaaataacttaatacaaataaacgCATCAAGATGGGGTCAAACTGGCAATAAGTATTGGTTACTATCTATAGTTTTGAATCTTGTCAGAGATGCAGtggagttaaataatttatttaagtcaattctgaaaaaaaaaattctaaacacTTTGAATAGAAAAGTAGCTCCTAAAGATGTTTTCACTGGTGAAGCAGTTCAATTTGTTCGTAGTCATAAAGACTTATTAATCGATACTGTAAAAAATAGCTGTGATGTAATGTTACCATTGACAAATTTAGGATTTATTAGGTTAAGTCCAGGCACAATAGGCGTAGTTGGTATGATATCATCAGTGCTCAGTTTGTACACATTAATAGACCAGAAAGCTAAGTTACCTTACACGTGA